A DNA window from Vicinamibacterales bacterium contains the following coding sequences:
- a CDS encoding SDR family oxidoreductase, whose translation MSTGRRILITGASRGLGLAMVRHHLDRGDIVLGCARSGTEVTHPGYSHLQHDVCKESEVDALFKEVRARGGLDVLINNAGVAGMNAVALTTADAARRIIDVNVLGTFLCSRAAIRLLRASPAGRIVNVTSVAVPLRLEGEAMYAAAKSAVETFTRIIAREVAPLGITCNAVGPSPVRTRLTESVPKEKIEELLGRQAIPRWGEPADVINVVDFFLRPESALVTGQVVYLGGVG comes from the coding sequence ATGTCCACCGGCCGCCGCATCCTGATTACCGGCGCCAGCCGAGGCCTTGGCCTCGCCATGGTTCGCCACCATCTGGACCGCGGGGACATCGTCCTCGGCTGCGCGAGGAGCGGCACCGAGGTGACGCACCCGGGCTACAGCCACCTGCAGCACGACGTCTGCAAGGAATCCGAGGTCGACGCCCTCTTCAAGGAGGTACGGGCACGGGGCGGCCTGGACGTCCTCATCAACAACGCCGGCGTGGCCGGCATGAACGCGGTGGCGCTGACGACGGCCGACGCGGCCCGGCGGATCATCGACGTGAACGTGCTGGGGACGTTCCTGTGTTCGCGCGCGGCAATCCGGCTGTTGCGCGCGTCGCCGGCCGGGCGGATTGTGAACGTCACGTCGGTCGCCGTGCCGCTCCGGCTCGAGGGCGAGGCGATGTACGCCGCTGCCAAGAGCGCCGTCGAGACTTTCACGCGGATCATCGCCCGCGAGGTGGCGCCGCTCGGGATCACGTGCAACGCCGTCGGACCCTCGCCGGTCCGCACGCGGCTGACGGAAAGCGTGCCGAAGGAGAAGATCGAGGAACTGCTCGGGCGTCAGGCCATCCCGCGCTGGGGTGAACCGGCCGACGTCATCAACGTCGTGGACTTCTTCCTCAGACCGGAGAGCGCCCTCGTCACCGGGCAGGTCGTCTACCTCGGAGGCGTCGGATGA
- a CDS encoding HlyD family efflux transporter periplasmic adaptor subunit has product MFRKAAIDKVSSPEQLDLLMQVTSPIGWLALLTVGVVLIIAGFWSVLGSIPELVDGNGTLFRGERLIEVKAPASGRLLQFNVNSGMKLQAGQVIAKVKRDQDSIEQKSADQLTIAKNEAMVESKRGEIGNLHQQRNMQASLVAQGLKAANSLLDWDRRIIQAEGELNSIEKETRVLQARMSSTTDITTPEGGRVVEVIKTTGDSIREGEPMLRLEPDTTGSRRQFCGGNTHVILFVPAQLAGKVRPGQDAHVSPLDVKKEEYGYIVGKVEWISSYAASPEDMREKLKNDQLVKSFSGSGPVFEARVCLEADPKNKANGFRWSSSGPDKPIDTGGACTASLVVDSKQPYTYIIPMVRRTVGL; this is encoded by the coding sequence ATGTTCCGCAAGGCTGCCATCGACAAGGTGTCTTCACCGGAACAGCTCGATCTGCTGATGCAGGTTACGTCTCCGATCGGCTGGCTCGCGCTCCTGACCGTCGGTGTGGTCCTGATCATCGCCGGCTTCTGGAGCGTGCTCGGGTCGATTCCGGAACTCGTGGACGGCAACGGCACGCTGTTCCGCGGCGAGCGCCTCATCGAGGTCAAGGCGCCGGCGTCCGGCCGGTTGCTGCAGTTCAACGTCAATTCCGGAATGAAGCTCCAGGCCGGGCAGGTCATCGCAAAGGTGAAGCGAGACCAGGACAGCATCGAGCAGAAATCGGCCGACCAGCTCACGATCGCCAAGAACGAGGCGATGGTCGAGTCCAAGCGCGGCGAGATCGGCAACCTGCACCAGCAGCGCAACATGCAGGCGAGTCTGGTGGCCCAGGGCCTCAAGGCGGCCAACTCGCTGCTCGACTGGGACCGCCGCATCATCCAGGCCGAGGGCGAGCTGAACTCCATCGAGAAGGAAACGCGCGTCCTCCAGGCGCGCATGTCCTCGACGACCGACATCACGACCCCCGAAGGCGGGCGCGTCGTCGAGGTCATCAAGACGACCGGGGACTCCATCCGCGAAGGCGAACCGATGCTGCGGCTCGAGCCCGACACGACGGGGTCGCGCCGGCAGTTCTGCGGGGGCAACACCCACGTGATCCTCTTCGTGCCGGCGCAACTGGCCGGGAAGGTGCGTCCCGGCCAGGATGCCCACGTGTCGCCGCTCGACGTGAAGAAGGAGGAGTACGGCTACATCGTCGGGAAGGTGGAGTGGATCTCGTCGTACGCCGCGTCGCCCGAGGACATGCGCGAGAAGCTGAAGAACGACCAGTTGGTGAAGTCGTTCAGCGGCTCCGGTCCGGTGTTCGAGGCACGCGTGTGCCTCGAGGCGGATCCGAAGAACAAGGCAAACGGCTTCCGGTGGTCGTCCTCGGGGCCGGACAAGCCCATCGATACCGGCGGCGCGTGCACGGCGTCGCTGGTGGTGGACTCCAAGCAGCCCTACACCTACATCATCCCGATGGTCCGCCGCACGGTCGGCCTCTAG
- a CDS encoding TolC family protein codes for MVSKLARLALPTVVALVLPWLASAQPAKPQAQPSKPAVAAQALQAPAAEGAYRPPVVQFDPKGLSLLDAVRLTLVNDPNVKLRDTDVERQLGVFREQRGFFDLTLKGKGDFQYVRSELRDTDKRNEQFKRDQLDDGIAQGQKLLASLNPAVTNLNNPKLVTDPKSVDLQANVSDTDVKTELSMIQSQLFLIKDMLDKTTDPTTRKDLTDLRDKTISNGLQRFNAARDATNKAVADTIVLRRNLGATPQDRFDRSSNVRLDFTRPTRSGLVLNPFVTLNYTAANYVGKDSWDPNFGGLGVKDFYKGEIGFDLTVPLLRGLGKDDSGATEMAAARDLESVRWTLVNEKARSVLNTALAYWEARAATELVDVAKRSVDMQSQMADLVKRLVAAQEKARTDETRVTASLADSQARLESANRRLAEARVNLARVIGVAVGDAGSIPLAGDPFPRPGAFTVDAASLAELTKAAIAGRPDQMAFVKTEEGSRILSRGAKLETRRQLNLNLSGWGNSTSEDSPKFGRWVFRSGSVGLDFEVPFANNTALGRYDQAMAALHQDSINTADSSRTIALSVYRVAESLRLAAERVKWAEEAALAYEKTIQDEQARMKMGDSTLIDTILTEQQTTAARTAFVQALQDYASLLARLRYESGTLIRDVNGQTSVALENLLTVPLSLQKTSPAR; via the coding sequence ATGGTCTCCAAGCTCGCGCGGCTGGCGCTACCGACGGTGGTGGCGCTTGTTCTGCCGTGGTTGGCGTCGGCGCAGCCTGCCAAGCCGCAGGCGCAGCCATCCAAACCCGCCGTTGCCGCCCAGGCGCTTCAGGCGCCGGCCGCGGAGGGTGCCTACCGGCCTCCGGTCGTCCAGTTCGATCCCAAGGGCCTCTCACTGCTCGACGCGGTCCGCCTCACGCTGGTGAACGATCCGAACGTGAAGCTGCGTGACACGGATGTCGAGCGGCAGTTGGGGGTCTTCCGGGAGCAGCGTGGGTTCTTCGACCTGACGCTGAAAGGCAAGGGAGACTTCCAGTACGTGCGGAGCGAGCTGCGCGATACGGACAAGCGCAACGAGCAGTTCAAGCGTGACCAACTCGACGACGGGATTGCCCAGGGTCAGAAGCTGCTGGCGAGCCTCAACCCCGCCGTCACCAACCTGAACAACCCGAAGCTGGTGACCGATCCGAAATCGGTTGACCTGCAGGCGAACGTGTCCGACACGGACGTGAAGACGGAGCTGTCGATGATCCAGTCACAGCTCTTTCTGATCAAGGACATGCTCGACAAGACGACGGATCCGACCACCAGGAAGGATCTGACCGACCTGCGCGACAAGACCATCAGCAACGGCCTGCAGCGGTTCAACGCGGCGCGGGACGCGACCAACAAGGCGGTCGCGGACACGATCGTCCTGCGCAGGAATCTGGGCGCCACGCCGCAGGATCGCTTCGACCGCAGCTCGAACGTCCGGTTGGACTTCACCAGGCCGACGCGCTCGGGCCTCGTGCTCAATCCGTTCGTGACGCTCAACTACACGGCGGCGAACTACGTCGGGAAGGACAGCTGGGACCCGAACTTCGGCGGCCTCGGCGTCAAGGACTTCTACAAGGGTGAGATCGGCTTCGACCTCACGGTGCCCCTGCTCCGCGGCCTGGGCAAGGACGACTCGGGAGCCACCGAGATGGCCGCGGCGCGCGACCTCGAGTCGGTGCGCTGGACGCTGGTCAACGAGAAGGCGCGGAGCGTGCTGAATACGGCGCTGGCGTACTGGGAAGCGCGGGCGGCCACCGAACTGGTGGACGTCGCGAAGCGGTCGGTGGACATGCAGTCCCAGATGGCGGACCTGGTGAAGAGGCTGGTGGCGGCGCAGGAGAAGGCGCGCACCGACGAGACCCGGGTCACGGCCAGTCTGGCCGATTCGCAGGCGCGGCTCGAGTCCGCCAACCGGCGCCTGGCCGAGGCGCGCGTGAACCTCGCGCGGGTGATCGGCGTGGCGGTGGGTGATGCCGGCTCGATCCCCCTCGCGGGCGATCCGTTCCCACGCCCTGGCGCGTTCACGGTGGACGCGGCGAGCCTCGCCGAGTTGACGAAGGCGGCGATCGCCGGGCGGCCCGACCAGATGGCGTTTGTCAAGACCGAGGAAGGAAGCAGGATCCTGTCGCGCGGCGCCAAGCTCGAGACGCGCCGGCAGCTGAACCTGAACCTGTCGGGATGGGGGAATTCGACGAGCGAGGATTCGCCAAAGTTCGGGCGCTGGGTGTTCCGGAGCGGCAGCGTGGGGCTCGACTTCGAGGTGCCGTTTGCGAACAACACGGCGCTGGGGCGTTACGACCAGGCGATGGCGGCCCTCCACCAGGACTCGATCAATACCGCCGATTCCTCGCGCACCATTGCCCTCAGCGTCTACCGCGTGGCCGAATCGCTGCGGCTGGCCGCCGAGCGGGTGAAGTGGGCGGAAGAGGCGGCGCTCGCCTACGAGAAGACCATCCAGGACGAGCAGGCGCGGATGAAGATGGGCGACTCGACGCTCATCGATACGATTCTCACCGAGCAGCAGACGACGGCGGCGCGGACCGCCTTCGTGCAGGCGCTGCAGGATTACGCGAGCCTGCTGGCCCGGCTGCGCTACGAATCGGGCACGCTGATTCGCGACGTCAACGGCCAGACCTCCGTCGCGCTCGAAAACCTCCTGACGGTGCCGTTGTCGCTGCAGAAGACGTCTCCAGCGAGGTAA
- a CDS encoding NHLP family bacteriocin export ABC transporter peptidase/permease/ATPase subunit — translation MSGEPETPAAPETPAIPKPPNRRVKAPTLLQMEAVECGAAALGIVLGYFGKTVPLEELRVECGVSRDGSKANNVLKAARKYGLTAKGFKYDELAKLYDLPLPIILFWNMNHFLVLEGFRGGKAYLNDPAQGPRKITMEELNSSYSGVVLTFEPGPEFSKGGDKPSMRRALTRRLSDSKLALLYVMLCGLFLVAPGLVAPTFTRIFIDDYLIGNREYVVKPLLWSMGITTVFMMLLTWLQKYYLLRLETKLSLLHSSRFFAHLQRLPIPYFVQRYAGEIGSRVAINDRVANVIGTKLTSTTIDLCVVFFYLALMLWYDVPLTLVVVAVTALNVLSIKLVARIRTDVSRRLLLDKGKLQGTAMGGLQMIETLKATGGEAEFFARWAGYQAKSLLGDQTLSLLSETTSAVPVAVTSLATMTVYVMGGYRVMSGVMTVGMLVAYQTLVGSFTRPLSNLVNFSGMLQELEGDMNRLDDVLRYPRDPQYTRQIPERTAQDDSAVKLSGRVELRDIAFGYSPLDPPLIEDFNLTIEPGQRVALVGGSGSGKSTVAKLVSGLYEPWKGQVLFDGVPRTELPRALITNSVGVVDQEVFLFGGTITENVSMWDNTLSASRIAQACRDAALEDVIEGREGRYESIIDEGGKNLSGGQRQRLEIARALAGEPSIVILDEATSALDPTTETLIDESLRRRGCTCIIIAHRLSTIRDADKILVMQRGKVVQQGTHDEMKVIDGPYKSLISVG, via the coding sequence ATGAGCGGCGAGCCCGAGACACCGGCTGCCCCCGAGACGCCTGCGATTCCGAAACCGCCGAACCGGCGGGTGAAGGCGCCGACCCTCCTCCAGATGGAGGCGGTCGAGTGCGGCGCGGCGGCGCTCGGCATCGTGCTCGGCTACTTCGGGAAGACCGTGCCGCTCGAGGAACTGCGCGTCGAGTGCGGCGTGTCGCGCGACGGCAGCAAGGCGAACAACGTCCTCAAGGCGGCGCGCAAGTACGGCCTCACCGCGAAGGGTTTCAAGTACGACGAGCTGGCGAAGCTCTACGATCTGCCGCTCCCCATCATCCTGTTCTGGAACATGAACCACTTCCTCGTCCTGGAAGGGTTCAGGGGCGGAAAGGCGTACCTCAACGACCCGGCCCAGGGGCCGCGCAAGATCACGATGGAGGAGCTGAACTCCTCCTATTCGGGCGTCGTCCTCACGTTCGAACCGGGGCCCGAGTTCTCCAAGGGCGGCGACAAGCCGAGCATGCGCCGCGCGCTCACGCGGCGGTTGTCCGACTCGAAGCTGGCGCTGCTCTACGTGATGCTCTGCGGCCTGTTTCTCGTGGCGCCCGGCCTCGTGGCGCCGACCTTCACGCGGATCTTCATCGACGACTACCTGATTGGGAACCGTGAATACGTCGTGAAGCCGCTTCTGTGGAGCATGGGCATCACGACGGTCTTCATGATGCTCCTGACCTGGCTGCAGAAGTACTACCTGCTGCGCCTCGAGACCAAGCTCTCGCTGCTGCACTCCAGCCGGTTCTTCGCGCACCTGCAACGCCTGCCGATTCCGTACTTCGTCCAGCGGTACGCCGGGGAAATCGGATCGCGCGTGGCGATCAACGACCGGGTCGCGAACGTGATCGGCACGAAGCTCACGAGCACGACGATCGACCTGTGCGTCGTGTTCTTCTACCTGGCGTTGATGCTCTGGTACGACGTGCCGCTGACGCTGGTCGTCGTGGCGGTCACCGCGCTGAACGTCCTCTCGATCAAGCTCGTCGCGCGGATCCGCACAGACGTCAGCCGCCGGCTGCTGCTCGACAAGGGCAAGCTGCAGGGCACGGCGATGGGCGGCCTGCAGATGATCGAGACGCTGAAGGCGACCGGTGGCGAGGCCGAGTTCTTCGCGCGGTGGGCGGGCTATCAGGCGAAGTCGCTCCTTGGCGACCAGACGCTGTCGCTGCTGTCCGAAACGACCTCCGCCGTCCCGGTGGCGGTCACCAGCCTCGCGACGATGACCGTCTACGTGATGGGCGGCTACCGCGTGATGAGCGGCGTGATGACCGTCGGCATGCTGGTCGCCTACCAGACGCTCGTCGGCAGCTTCACGCGCCCGCTCAGCAACCTCGTCAACTTCAGCGGCATGCTGCAGGAGCTCGAAGGCGACATGAATCGCCTGGACGACGTGCTGCGGTACCCGCGCGATCCGCAGTACACCCGCCAGATTCCCGAGCGAACGGCCCAGGACGATTCCGCCGTCAAGCTGAGCGGCCGTGTCGAGCTGCGCGATATCGCGTTCGGCTACAGCCCGCTCGACCCGCCGCTCATCGAGGACTTCAACCTGACCATCGAGCCCGGACAGCGCGTCGCGCTCGTCGGGGGCAGCGGCAGCGGGAAGTCCACGGTCGCCAAGCTCGTCTCGGGCCTGTACGAGCCTTGGAAGGGGCAGGTGCTCTTCGACGGCGTGCCACGCACGGAGCTGCCGCGCGCGCTCATCACCAACTCGGTGGGCGTCGTCGATCAGGAGGTGTTCCTGTTCGGCGGCACGATCACCGAGAACGTGTCGATGTGGGACAACACGCTGTCGGCGAGCCGCATCGCCCAGGCGTGCCGCGATGCCGCGCTCGAGGACGTCATCGAGGGGCGCGAAGGGCGGTACGAATCGATCATCGACGAGGGAGGCAAGAACCTGAGCGGCGGCCAGCGTCAACGCCTGGAGATTGCCCGTGCGCTGGCCGGCGAGCCGTCCATCGTCATCCTGGACGAGGCCACGAGTGCGCTCGACCCGACCACCGAGACGCTGATCGACGAGAGTCTGCGCCGGCGCGGCTGCACCTGCATCATCATCGCGCACCGGCTCAGCACGATTCGCGACGCCGACAAGATCCTCGTCATGCAGCGTGGCAAGGTCGTGCAACAAGGGACGCACGACGAGATGAAGGTCATCGACGGCCCGTACAAGTCTCTGATCAGCGTCGGGTAG
- a CDS encoding TolC family protein gives MSHILLLLRRTGWGVAWFAVAWLSATAAPAQTPKVVNLDEVVKATLDRSPDVLVAREDIAGRTGRLRETKGAFDSTLHLGATYQHTDTYISGTWWNEEYKRRTQFEQAHAALTLIRQQLADAIARGSAVKPVCPPGSTFVPLDATVPGQLPRPVCTPVTSDPFAADLSTLDPANFDITRFYMPASPTRDPMSALEFTRKYAQINGLPINTFVEDSKQRGYDELLKSYSLVSEYELRTQMGLDRLGPFPSFEVRNTVRLNGDFTKPLRSGGYVQVSAYVDGVENSFRGKPLDPKFGGKELQNRFRGHVEGVWSQPLLRGRGATSVIAPERSAAANLQAGRFSYLHTVSKSVLDSTIAYLDLLAAEQSLALLQDSLTAQRRMLDANTRLAAAGEVARSDVNRMQARVADVEVSVAQARQDLISKQTAVAVKAGMRAEDIAAQIKAGEKYPDEPLPVDVDAVVRAGIVSRNDIRAADASRRSARVLLDAAVFDAKPRLDMQVRAGITNVYYSPYFRVLIDEFNRCTSDWSVTRGVSCYEPRDTPVNYFNVVGVGRAYGTHWSPTAAIQFKFELPFGNNTLMGRVEKSRAAVHRADIQVMDLGRVATENIAQNAASLQKARDEWVRRREAVERYTTSWTDTDKRRAAGDMTLIDTLLTEQDLTNARLSLVQAQHDYAAALARLRYETGTLVVVRNDRPEPDLSGLVIK, from the coding sequence ATGTCACACATCCTTCTCCTTCTCCGACGAACGGGATGGGGTGTCGCATGGTTTGCGGTTGCGTGGCTGTCGGCCACCGCCGCGCCTGCGCAGACCCCGAAGGTCGTGAACCTCGATGAGGTGGTGAAGGCGACGCTCGACCGGTCTCCCGACGTGCTGGTCGCACGTGAGGATATCGCCGGGCGGACGGGCCGGCTGCGCGAGACGAAAGGGGCGTTCGACTCCACCCTGCACCTCGGCGCGACCTACCAGCACACCGACACCTACATTTCCGGCACCTGGTGGAACGAGGAGTACAAACGGCGGACGCAGTTCGAGCAGGCGCACGCGGCGTTGACGCTGATCCGCCAGCAACTGGCCGACGCCATTGCACGAGGATCGGCAGTCAAGCCGGTCTGCCCTCCCGGGTCGACCTTCGTGCCGCTCGACGCCACGGTGCCCGGTCAGCTCCCGCGGCCGGTCTGCACACCGGTGACGTCGGATCCGTTCGCGGCCGACCTGTCGACACTCGATCCTGCGAACTTCGACATCACCAGGTTCTACATGCCGGCGTCGCCCACGCGCGACCCGATGTCGGCCCTCGAGTTCACCAGGAAGTACGCGCAGATCAACGGCCTCCCGATCAACACGTTCGTCGAAGACTCGAAGCAGCGCGGCTATGACGAACTGCTGAAGAGCTACTCGCTCGTGAGCGAATACGAACTGCGCACGCAGATGGGCCTGGATCGGCTCGGGCCGTTCCCGTCGTTCGAAGTCCGCAACACGGTCCGGCTCAACGGCGACTTCACCAAGCCGCTTCGGAGCGGCGGGTACGTGCAGGTCTCGGCGTACGTGGACGGCGTCGAGAACAGCTTCCGGGGGAAGCCGCTCGATCCGAAGTTCGGCGGCAAGGAGCTCCAGAATCGCTTCCGGGGTCACGTCGAAGGGGTGTGGTCCCAGCCGCTGCTCCGCGGCCGCGGAGCCACCAGCGTCATCGCACCCGAGCGGTCCGCCGCGGCGAACCTGCAGGCCGGGCGGTTCAGCTACCTGCACACGGTGTCCAAGAGCGTGCTGGACTCGACGATCGCGTACCTGGACCTGCTGGCGGCCGAGCAGTCGCTCGCGCTCCTGCAGGACTCGCTCACGGCGCAGCGGCGGATGCTCGACGCCAACACGCGGCTGGCGGCGGCGGGTGAGGTCGCGCGCAGCGACGTCAACCGTATGCAGGCGCGCGTGGCGGACGTCGAGGTGAGCGTCGCGCAGGCGCGCCAGGATCTGATCAGCAAGCAAACGGCGGTGGCGGTCAAGGCCGGCATGCGCGCGGAGGACATCGCCGCGCAGATCAAGGCGGGCGAGAAGTACCCGGACGAGCCGCTGCCGGTCGATGTGGACGCGGTCGTCCGGGCAGGAATCGTCAGCCGGAACGACATCCGTGCGGCCGATGCCTCGCGCCGGAGCGCGCGGGTGCTGCTCGACGCCGCCGTATTCGACGCGAAGCCGCGCCTCGACATGCAGGTGCGGGCGGGGATCACCAACGTCTACTACAGCCCGTACTTCCGCGTGTTGATTGACGAGTTCAACCGCTGCACGTCGGACTGGTCGGTCACGCGCGGGGTCTCGTGCTACGAGCCGAGGGATACGCCGGTCAACTACTTCAACGTCGTCGGCGTGGGGCGGGCCTACGGCACGCACTGGTCGCCGACGGCCGCGATCCAGTTCAAGTTCGAACTGCCGTTCGGCAACAACACGTTGATGGGCCGCGTGGAGAAGTCGCGGGCCGCCGTTCACCGCGCCGACATCCAGGTGATGGACCTCGGCCGCGTCGCGACCGAGAACATCGCCCAGAATGCTGCGTCGCTCCAGAAGGCCAGGGACGAGTGGGTGCGGCGCCGTGAGGCGGTGGAACGGTACACGACATCGTGGACCGACACCGACAAACGGCGGGCGGCGGGCGACATGACCCTGATCGACACCCTGCTCACCGAGCAGGATCTCACCAACGCTCGCCTGTCACTCGTGCAGGCGCAACACGACTACGCTGCCGCCCTGGCGCGCCTGCGCTACGAAACCGGCACGCTCGTCGTGGTGCGCAACGACCGGCCGGAACCTGATTTGAGCGGACTGGTCATCAAGTAG
- a CDS encoding fatty acid--CoA ligase family protein, which produces MTCVDFLLARMAEHADALAVAAGDTTCTYREILEETATWRERVEKAGVPRGAVVSVEGDYGVGPIAAFLALAERGAVIVPLSPDSAQHLDEFLQLGQVEFRLRAADSAEAQPTGRRAGHACYDTLCQRRVPGLVLFTSGSTGRHKAAVHDLARLLRKFETRRHRRRTLVFLQLDHIGGVNTLLYTLSNGGAVVAPPDRSPASVAACIERYAVELLPTSPTFLNLLLLSGEHERRDLSSLTLITYGTEAMPESTLRKVATAFPRAKLQQTYGLTEVGILRSQSRGSDSLWVRVGGEGYETKVVDGRLWVRAESAMLGYLNAPSPFDADGFLDTGDRVEVDGEWLRILGRESEIINVGGNKVYPAEVEDALLDLPGVRDAVVHAEPNPITGQIVAATVVLDDRSEPVSAFKLRMRQGLKPRLPAWKIPAKVILADGPLHSSRFKRMRGAASREQERTR; this is translated from the coding sequence ATGACGTGCGTGGACTTCCTGCTCGCGCGGATGGCGGAGCACGCTGATGCGCTGGCGGTTGCCGCCGGCGACACCACGTGCACGTATCGCGAGATCCTCGAAGAGACGGCGACCTGGCGTGAGCGCGTGGAGAAGGCCGGCGTGCCGCGCGGGGCCGTGGTCAGCGTCGAAGGAGATTACGGCGTCGGACCGATTGCGGCGTTCCTTGCACTGGCCGAGCGCGGCGCGGTGATCGTGCCGCTCTCCCCGGACTCGGCCCAGCACCTGGACGAGTTCCTGCAACTGGGTCAGGTCGAGTTCCGCCTTCGCGCGGCAGACAGCGCCGAGGCGCAGCCAACCGGCCGCCGTGCGGGCCACGCCTGCTACGACACGCTCTGTCAGCGCCGGGTGCCGGGGCTCGTGCTGTTCACGTCGGGCTCCACGGGCCGTCACAAGGCGGCCGTGCACGACCTCGCTCGCCTGTTGAGAAAGTTCGAGACACGGCGCCACCGGCGCCGCACGCTGGTGTTTCTCCAGTTGGATCACATCGGCGGTGTGAACACCCTCCTCTACACGCTCTCGAACGGCGGCGCCGTGGTCGCTCCACCGGATCGGTCCCCGGCGTCGGTCGCGGCCTGCATCGAGCGGTACGCGGTCGAATTACTGCCCACGTCGCCGACCTTCCTCAATCTGCTCCTGCTGTCTGGCGAGCACGAACGTCGAGACCTGTCGTCGCTCACCCTGATTACCTACGGCACGGAGGCAATGCCGGAGAGCACCCTGCGAAAGGTGGCGACCGCGTTCCCCCGGGCGAAGCTGCAGCAGACCTACGGCCTCACCGAGGTCGGCATCCTGCGGTCGCAGTCGCGCGGTTCCGATTCGCTCTGGGTTCGCGTGGGCGGGGAGGGCTACGAGACCAAGGTGGTCGACGGACGGCTCTGGGTCCGGGCCGAGTCGGCCATGCTCGGCTACCTGAATGCACCGAGCCCGTTCGACGCCGATGGCTTTCTCGATACCGGCGACCGGGTGGAGGTGGACGGCGAGTGGCTGCGGATCCTGGGCCGCGAGAGCGAGATCATCAATGTTGGCGGGAACAAGGTGTATCCGGCCGAGGTCGAGGACGCGCTGCTCGATCTGCCCGGCGTGAGGGACGCGGTTGTGCACGCCGAGCCGAATCCCATCACCGGGCAGATCGTCGCGGCGACGGTCGTGCTCGACGACCGAAGCGAGCCGGTCTCCGCGTTCAAGCTGCGGATGCGTCAGGGGCTCAAGCCGCGCCTGCCGGCGTGGAAGATTCCAGCCAAGGTGATCCTCGCGGACGGCCCGCTTCACTCGTCGCGCTTCAAACGGATGCGGGGCGCGGCGTCGCGCGAGCAGGAAAGGACGCGTTGA
- a CDS encoding acyl carrier protein: MLRSDIEAIVLETIRTTNLARDPGQQLEVSPAARIFGRGSALDSMGLVTLLLDVEEALGTAGQDITLTDDRAMSQSRSPFRSVPALVEYIAVLLGEAPCPPAAAS, from the coding sequence ATGCTCCGCTCGGACATCGAAGCGATCGTCCTCGAGACGATCCGCACGACGAACCTCGCGCGGGACCCCGGCCAGCAACTCGAGGTGTCGCCGGCTGCCCGGATCTTCGGCCGCGGATCGGCGCTCGATTCGATGGGGCTCGTGACGCTCCTGCTGGACGTCGAGGAGGCCCTGGGCACGGCGGGTCAGGACATCACGCTCACGGACGACCGGGCGATGTCGCAGTCGCGCAGTCCCTTCCGGAGCGTTCCCGCGCTCGTGGAATACATCGCCGTTCTGCTGGGAGAAGCTCCATGTCCACCGGCCGCCGCATCCTGA